The Candidatus Margulisiibacteriota bacterium genome includes the window CCCGCGCGCAAAATGCTGAAGCCACGGTGCGCGCCGAGAATGACAAATTGCTGCGTCTGCTCAACCGCGATGACAATTTAAAATAAATCAGGTTATTTCTCTCGCCAGCCGCTTAGCAAAACAACTCCGCTCCGGCTGGCGTGCTGACATATTCGCACATCTTACAGCGCGCCGCTCTTTACGCCCCGGGCAATAAAATCACTGACGCGCGTCTGCCAGCCTTTGCCGCTGGAACGCAGAGCGGCCAGATCATATTCAAAAAGCCTGATGGAGATAGTTTTTTTGTGCACGGATTTTCTGGGGCGGCCTCTGCGTTTGATCTCCCGCTCCATCTGTTCCGAAAAATCCGGCGCGTCCGGATCAAGCAGATTTGGTGCGCGGCGCGCAGCGGCGCAAAATTGTTTCCACTGGTCTGGCGTCAAGCTCCGGTCTATTTCTTCAGATGTCATTCGCACAATACTCATCGTATTTACCCCTTTCTTTAGCAGTGGCAAAACGCACAGAAATCAAACGGCACACTTCAGCACGCATTGTATAAACCGTCACCACATAACGGCGGGCAACTTTGCCAATAGCTACTCGGCGTTCCTCGCCAT containing:
- a CDS encoding BrnT family toxin → MLFEWDESKNRANILDHGIELAFGKLVFKDKQVLDFADERFDYGEERRVAIGKVARRYVVTVYTMRAEVCRLISVRFATAKERGKYDEYCANDI
- a CDS encoding BrnA antitoxin family protein, translating into MSIVRMTSEEIDRSLTPDQWKQFCAAARRAPNLLDPDAPDFSEQMEREIKRRGRPRKSVHKKTISIRLFEYDLAALRSSGKGWQTRVSDFIARGVKSGAL